The genomic region AGGTCTTGCAATCGAACACCATGGCAGCACCGGGGGCAGGAAGCAAAGCGGTGCATGTTCACCGCCCTGGATCGCGAGTGTCCTGCCCAATAGGTCTGGGTTCTTGACTCCAATGTAGGATACTGCGCCACAGCACCTGGGAGCTACCTTGTGATGCGGACGGTCATTGACGCGGGCTCCTTACCAAGGAGGTGCGGTATGAGGCTCTTCTTAGTCGGCTGCGTAGTGATGTTCGGTATCGGATTCTTGGGCTGTGCCAAGCGACCGTATGTGATCTGCCGCGGCGAAGCCTACTGTACGGCTCCGATGACCCATGATGAGGCGATGCACGCCGCGCAGATCAAGAAAGCCTGGGGAGACGAAGCCTTATACGTCCGTCCCGGTCAGTAGGAAGGGCAAGAATTCGTTGGGGGGGTCTGCAACCGTCTTGAAATCAAGCCGGCTGCTCCCGAACACTGGGATACCGCCCTTCACCATTGAATTCAAGATGGTTGGAGCCTTTATGTTTCTCCTGGATAGTATTGTACTTCGCATCCCCTATTCCGTACAGGCACGGTTACTCCACATATCGGCACTTGGACAGCAGCATCCTCCGTTTCTGCTCCCATGCCCGGCAGACGATCGTTACCACCTATGTTCAGACAGCCATGGCCAGAACGATCCGTCCATCATCATGCGGATACACGCCCCCGCCCTCACACTTTCCTTCATGAGGTCTTTTTCATCTTGCACTAATCGCCCTTTCATGTTGCCGAACTATAAGAGTATGGCGAGCAGAGCCTTGGATGGTCCAACCGGACCGAGCACACAAGGAGGGGACCGCATGAAAACAACGATCATCTCGTCAACCGTCGCGACCAATCCTGTGAAGAAGTTATCATCGACCAATCCATGGGAATTGGCCAGGAGATTGTTCATGTTCAAGGCAGAACGGTGGAAACGGCGGGCCATGTTCTACGAGCGGCATCGAGACTATTTCCCGCGGCTAGCCATGAGTCGATTCATCGATCGGTGTCGTGAATTGGAGGCGATGTACCGGCAATTCGTGACAATCATGTTTCACATGCCGCTCCAAGAACAACTGGTGCCCGTCCGGAAGAAACAGGAACAGAGAACCCCGCTGTCTCGTCGCCTTGCAGTACTTGCAAGCCGGCAAGAACTTTGATTGCGGGTTGACGTTTCTCAAAAAAGTACCGTGAGCGGAATAAAGGTTGTCGGCGGGCTTCCGTATTGACCAACGTGATCGTCGTTCATGTAAACCCGCCGTCGCGTCGCGACAAAGATAAAAAAGGAGGGTGAGAAGTTGCCTTCCCACCCTCCTTTGATTTGAGTCAGTTTCAGCGGAAGCGTTCCTGCTTCCGCTGAAACTCCACTCCTATGGGCTGGTGACTTGCAGGTGAATGCTCCCCGTTTCCGTCATCGCAGGGTTGATCGTAACGGTGTAGGTATCCGTCGTCGCAAGCATCACTGGATTGAGACTAAAGCTCGCCGCGGAGCTCGTCGCCCCGGCTTGCAAGACGCCGCTCGGCGTGTACAGGTTCACGGTTACATTCCCGATCGTATTATTGGTCACCTTGATCGTGGCCTGTTGGTTCGCAGTGCCGGCAAACGTATAGCGTCCGTTTTGGCCGGCTCGGCTGATCACGATCTGTCTTGGAGCGGCATTCACCTTCAACGCATCCGACACCTCCGTGGAGAGTGTCAGCGTCATGTTGCCGGTGTAGGTTGCACCTGGACGAATGAGGATGGTGTAGGCCCCGGTGGCCGGCAAGGGATTGGGAACTTCGAGCGCCCCCCCCGCCGTCCCGACGGCAGTGGAAGCGAGCGCGATGCCGTCCTGATTCAGAAGTGAAATGCTGCTCGACGTGACCCCCACAGAAGTGAGCCCCAAGGTCACCCATTGTCCGGCATGGCCATTGAAAGTATACCGTGCCGTCTTGCCCGGCTTGTTGAGACTGACCGTCACCGGCGCTCCATCGAGCGCGATCGTGCCGGAGACCGGAGATGAGAGGGCCAGCGTCACGCTGCCGGTGTGGTTGCCGACCGGATCCACCACGATGGTGTAGGTGCCCGTTTCAGGCAAGGCCGTATCCGGATCGAGACTGCCGCCGCTGGGTCCGATCGTCGTGGACGCCAACTTGGTGCCGTCCGGCTTCAACATGGACACAGTGCTCGAGGCAATCGACACTCCGGTGAGGCCGAGATTCACCCACTGCCCCGCCGTCCCATTGAATGTGTAGAGCGCCCGTTGGCCTGGCACGGTCAAGGTCGGCGTCACCGCCACTTGATCCATCATAATGGTTCCGGTGAGGTCCGGCGCATTGTAGAGTGCGAGCTTCACGTTGCCCGTGTAACTCAGCTCCGGATCGATCAGGACGGCATAGGTCCCCGATGTCGGAAGAACTTGAGCATCGAGCACAGCGCCTGCATAGGCAAAAGAGACCGGCTGCCCCAAGAGACTGCCGTCTGGTTTAAGGATGGAAACATACCCGCTTCGGATGGTCACATCGCTCAATTGCAAACTCACCGCCTGCCCGCCGGTACCCGAAAATGTATAGCGTGCGTTCTGCCCGGCGCGATTGATGGTCACCGGCACCGCCGAGCCTTGAGGAACGATTTCGCCTCCCAACTCGTTGGACACGGTGACCGTGACTCTCCCCGTGTACGTACTGATCGGATCAAGGAGAATCGTATACGTGCCGGTCGCCGGCAGTTCCTTGAGATCGACGCTGCTGCCGTTGATCTCGCTGGATGAGATCCAGGCGGATGTATCACCGGTCAACTGGTAAGAGGTTGTGGATGTATGGACCTGCGTCTGTGTGGAGAGGGGCCGGGTGCCCATCGTCGCATAATAATTCCTCACCGCAGAGGGCTGTGTGGCCACCGCTGCGCCATCCGGCCCATAGACGACGACTCTGAATTGGGTGAGGGTGACGCCACTGAAACCGAGATTGATCCGCTGGCCGGCCGTGCCTTCGAAGGTCATCAGGCCTTTTTTACCTGGCGTGGAGATCGTCGCGGTAACGGAATCTCCATTTAGAGCGATGCGACCATTGTATTCGATGTCCGCCGCCGCGACACCGGGTGGTGGGGCACTCGATCCGGCATACGTCATGTCGGCGGCAGTACTGGAAAGGATTCCCACTGACCCAAGCACAAGCGTGACTGTTGCCACTCGTACTCGGCACTTCACCCACGGCCATAGGCTGTGCATAGTCGCCCTCCTCTTTAATAAAAACCGACGGCTCTTAGTGGTTGTCACCTCTTTCGAGTTTTATCCGTGATACTGTGGCTAACGCGCGGACTCTACCCTTTTTTGTGTCCGTGGCGCAATCCCCCAAACGGCCTTTCAAGGTTATCGCGGCTATCCCCCCCAACTGGGGGATGCGCGCCATGACGGGCTGGGGCCGTATCTTTCAGAGAGATGTGGAGGAAATTTTAGAGGTTAGCCAAATACACAAGGCGGCATCTAAGTGGACAGGGTACTGATATATGGGATGATCGCAAAAAAAGAGGGTGGAGAGTTGCTCCTCCACCCCCGTCATACAACTCACCAGACGTTCCCAACGATTACTCGGCCTTGCAGAAGCTCCGTTCATAGTTGATGATCGCCCAGGCTTCTTCTTCCGTGATCGCGGCGGGAATCAAGGACACCATCCCGGTTCCTGGGCTGCCGTTCTTGATGACCCAGAAAAGTTCGCCGTCTTTCCGCTTCTTGTGGAACTTGCAGTTGGTGAAATCCCGCGGACTTGGGTTCAGGATCTTTCCGGCTTCACCCTGACCATCCCCGGCCTTGCCATGGCAATTGAAGCAGGTCCCCTTCCCCTCGTAGAGCGCCTTGCCTTTGGCGATGCTCTCCGGAGTGGAAGCGACCGGATTCTTCAGAGCCTTGGCATCCGCAGCCTGATCGGGCGGCACGCGGGGCTTCAATGGATCTTTTTCCTCAGCCCCGACGACCGAGACCGAGAGGAACATAACCGCTGCGGTGATTCCCAAAAACTTGGACAGATACCCCATCACACGTCCTCCTTTGTGTTGAACCCATCGAGTCTGGCTATGAGTCCAGAACGCAGACTCGTCTGCATGCTTCTCAAGAGTCAGGTCAAACGGCCGAACTATACCAACGCCTCAAATGCCTGTCAAGAAACCGTCCCGCTTCCCTTGCTCGTTCTCATTTCCTTCCTCGCCCGACGAAGGATCAAACCTCATGCCAACTTTAACTCACAAGGAGGCATGAAAACGTCGGCACTTATGTAGTTTACGGTACACGCATTCCATCCGTTCGGCGATTTCGTGACACCTTTGCGCCTCACCGACGGCCTCCACGCCTCATAAGAAGAGCGACTGACGCCAAATAAGGGAGTTTTATCGACTAAATAGGACTGGACACAAGAGGCGAGATAGGCAAGGTGCTATACTACCGTTTCAACACAATGTCGCGGGCGACTTTTCCGCTTGGACCGAAGGGCTTTTGAGGCTTGCCGTTTAATTCGGCCTTGACGCCCCCGGCGTTCCCAAGAGTCAAGATGAATTGGTCCTGCCCCGTCCAATGGGCCCTTTCGCCCGGACGTAGGAGCGACTCCTGGGGACTCCCGTTGTCGATCTGCACGACGACCCAGCTCAACTCCGTGGCCTCCAAATCCAGGACGAGCTGACCGTCGCCACGATTCTCCATGGCGCCCATCGAAATTCCCGCCAAAGGGCCATCGCTACCGGAAGACGCCGGCGCAGTAGAGATTGTTTCAGATTCCGATCTGGACGCAGTGCCGACCGGTGCGGGAGGTTCTTGTCGTGATGGAGCTTCGACAGCCGCCTTGGGTGTCGCGACGGCTGGAGGCTCGGTCGGCTTCGGGACCTCTGCCGTCCGTTCTGGCTCACGGGTCGTTGAGGCCGGCGCCTCTTTCGCCGTTTGAGCCGTGCGTTTCGTCGTCGGGCCTGACTCCGAAGCCCCGCGCCGAAACACGGTCGATTGCTCTCGGCTCAGCAGGAAGATCAGCGTCAGCACGGAAATCCCGATGGCGATGGTCACCGCTTTCCGATTGGACTGACGCTTCCGATCCTCTTCGATCTGCCGGACCTTGAGACGTTCACGCTCATCCTGTTTCTCGTAAAAAGAACCGGCTGATTGAATAAAGCGGTGAATCGCATCTTCTTCATCCAAGCCCAGCGATCGGGCATAGGAGCGCACAAACCCCTTGGCGAAGACTTGGTCCGGCAACTTGGCGAAATTGCCGTCCTCAAGCGCCCTGACGAAATCCGTGCGAATACGGGTCTTGGACGCCACTTCGTCAACGGTCAACCCTTTGGTTTCTCGGACTTGTTTGAAGAATTCGCCAACCGACTCCATAGATCTCCTACTTTAGTCGTGTCAAGAGTTCCGCCGCTGCCGTCGCCAGCTCACCGCCCTTGTCCAAGGTGGCCACTTTCTTCAACGTCTCTCGGGCTCTCGTCGCATAGCCCAATTTCACGTATACCCGGCCGAGCTCGAGATGCGTCATAGCGGGTGGAACAGTGGGAGGGCTGGCAGACGCCGCGTCTTCCAGTGCCTCCATCGAGCCCTGAAGATCGCCCTGGTGGGCCAATGCGCGTCCGAGATGAAATCGAGCCAGATCCGGCGTCAGATAAAGCGGGTTTGCCAGAGCCTGCCGATAGGAGAGAACCGCCTCGTCCCACCGATCCTGATTGGCCAACACTTGCCCCAGATACGTGTGCGCTTCGGAGTAGGTTTCATCAATCTTGATCGCCGCGCGAAACTGCTCTTCTGCGTGGGACAACTTGCCCTGCAGGGCGTACACATGTCCCAGTGCGTATCGCGCCTCTTTATTGTTCGGATTCAACTGAACCGACTGCTGAAACGAGACGAACGCCTTTTGGCGATCCCCCGGAAGACTGGCGACGCCCTCTTGATAGTAGCCTTGCGATTTTTGCATCACCGCTTTGTCCGTCGCACACCCCATCACCATACCGACGAATCCTAAGCAGATCAGCGGACAAGATGTCCGCCTTCTCTGGAATGAGTCGCGTCCGGTCATGGCACATCCTCAAAATGCGTGAGCCGCTTGAACTCGGCGAACCGAGCTTGAATCTCTTTGTAATCCAGGATGCGCAATCGGTCAAGACTAAAGGATTCTACGGTAAATGACGCCATGACGCTCCCAAAGATAATGGCCTGCCTCATGGCTTCCGGAGACCGGTTTCCGGTGGCGGCCAAGTAGCCGAGAAATCCTCCTGCAAAGGTGTCTCCGGCGCCCGTCGGATCGCGGACGTCTTCGAGCGGAAACGCCGGCGCGCCGAACACCTGCTTGCCGTTGAACATCAGCACGCCATACTCGCCGCGCTTGACGATGAGATGCTTGGGGCCTCGTGACAGGATGAGCTTCGCCACCTTCACCAAGTTGGAATCCTGACCCAGCGCGCGCGCCTCGCCGTCGTTGATGATCAGAATGTCCACCTTCTCCAACACCTTCCACAGCGCGTCACGTTGGCCGCTGATCCAGAAGTTCATCGTATCGCAGGCCACCAACGCGGGACGTTTCACCTTGTTCAGGACGTCGAGCTGGAGTTCCGGATGGATGTTCCCCAGGAACAGCACCTCCGGCGCTCGATAGGCCTCCGGAATTTGAGGACGAAACGTTTCAAACACGTTCAGCTGCGTATCCAAGGTATGAGCTTCATTGAGCTGATGCGTGTATTCTCCCTTCCATCGAAAGGTCGCTCCGGGGCGCCGCTCAAGCCCGACGAGATCAATCCCCCGGCTTTTGAGAAACACGACGTGCTGTTGGGGAAAATCCTCTCCCACCACGGCGATGAGCGCAACCGAGGTGAAAAAGCTGGCCGCCGTGGAGAAATAGGTGGCCGACCCTCCCAGAATCTCGGTTCCCTCGCCGAACGGCGTTTTGACCGTATCAAGTGCGACCGATCCCACGACCAACAGTTTCCCCATGGTTAACGAACTCCTTTCTTCTTTGGCATCAGGGCACGGTCGATGAGCGGGCCCAGCTTCTTCCGAACCGCGGTGGGAATTCGGTTGGGCGCCGTTAAAATGGCATTGTCCAATGCCCGATGACAGGCGCAGTCTATCGGGTGGGCGAAAAAAGGCATCACCGCACGGAGGATCTGTTTAGCCAGCGCCACGTTACGATGCAGCGTCGCCAACACCGCCTCCACGGTGACCGCTTCTTCCGTCTCATGCCAGCAGTCATAGTCGGTGACCAGGGCCAACGTTGCGTAACAGAGCTCCGCCTCACGGGCCAGTTTGGCTTCCGGCATGTTGGTCATCCCGATCACATCGACGCCCCATTGCCGATAGAGCCGCGATTCCGCTTTGGTCGAAAACTGGGGGCCCTCCATGCAGACGTAGGTGCCACTGCGGTGTAATGTGGCACCGATTCGTTCTCCTGCCGATAGAAGCGCCTGCTGCAGTTCCGCGCAGATCGGCTCACCGAAGGCCACATGTGCCACGATTCCATTGTCAAAAAATGTCGAGACACGCCGTTTCGTCAGATCGATGAACTGGTCCGGCACCACGACGTGTCCCGGCTGGATCGATTCTTTCATGCTGCCGACCGCGCTGACCGAGATCACATGAGACACCCCGAGAGACTTGAGCGCGAAAATGTTCGCACGATAGTTGATTCCGCTCGGATTCAACAGGTGTCCGCGCCCGTGCCGTGAGAGAAAGGCGACTCGAATCCCTTCCA from Nitrospira sp. SG-bin1 harbors:
- a CDS encoding sugar kinase, with product MGKLLVVGSVALDTVKTPFGEGTEILGGSATYFSTAASFFTSVALIAVVGEDFPQQHVVFLKSRGIDLVGLERRPGATFRWKGEYTHQLNEAHTLDTQLNVFETFRPQIPEAYRAPEVLFLGNIHPELQLDVLNKVKRPALVACDTMNFWISGQRDALWKVLEKVDILIINDGEARALGQDSNLVKVAKLILSRGPKHLIVKRGEYGVLMFNGKQVFGAPAFPLEDVRDPTGAGDTFAGGFLGYLAATGNRSPEAMRQAIIFGSVMASFTVESFSLDRLRILDYKEIQARFAEFKRLTHFEDVP
- a CDS encoding S-methyl-5'-thioadenosine phosphorylase; protein product: MKRSKQNERVTVGVIGGSGLYDIEGLTSARSIRLRTPFGPPSDAITVGSLEGIRVAFLSRHGRGHLLNPSGINYRANIFALKSLGVSHVISVSAVGSMKESIQPGHVVVPDQFIDLTKRRVSTFFDNGIVAHVAFGEPICAELQQALLSAGERIGATLHRSGTYVCMEGPQFSTKAESRLYRQWGVDVIGMTNMPEAKLAREAELCYATLALVTDYDCWHETEEAVTVEAVLATLHRNVALAKQILRAVMPFFAHPIDCACHRALDNAILTAPNRIPTAVRKKLGPLIDRALMPKKKGVR